In Felis catus isolate Fca126 chromosome C2, F.catus_Fca126_mat1.0, whole genome shotgun sequence, a single window of DNA contains:
- the FAM131A gene encoding protein FAM131A isoform X3, with the protein MPMISVLGKMFLWQREGPGGRWTCQTSRRVASDPAWAVEWIELPRGLSLSSLGSARTLRGWSRSSRPSSVDSQDLPEVNVGDTVAMLPKSRRALTIQEIAALARSSLHGVAEQFAIAEAKLRAWSSVDGEDSTDESYDEDYPGGTDSDMAGQLPLGPHLQDLFTGHRFSRPMRQGSVEPESDCSQTVSPETLCSSLCSLEDGLLGSPARLASQLLGDELLLAKLPPSRESAFRSLGPLEAQDSLYNSPLMESCLSPAEEEPAPCKDCQPLCPPPVGSWERQRQASDVASSGVVSLDADEAEPEEQ; encoded by the exons ATGCCTATGATTTCTGTGCTGGGCAAAATGTTTCTATGGCAGCGTGAAGGGCCTGGAGGACGATGGACTTGTCAGACGAGTCGCAGAG tggCCTCGGACCCGGCTTGGGCTGTGGAGTGGATCGAACTTCCTCGGGGCCTCTCTCTATCTTCCTTGGGATCTGCTCGgaccctccgaggctggagccGATCCTCCCGCCCTTCCTCCGTGGACAGCCAGGACTTGCCAGAG GTGAATGTTGGAGACACAGTCGCGATGCTGCCCAAGTCCCGGAGAGCCCTAACTATCCAGGAGATTGCTGCGCTGGCCAGATCTTCCCTGCATG GAGTGGCCGAGCAGTTTGCCATTGCAGAAGCCAAGCTCCGGGCGTGGTCTTCGGTGGATGGTGAGGATTCCACCGATGAATCCTATGATGAAGACTACCCTGGAGGAACTGACTCAG ATATGGCTGGGCAGCTGCCCCTGGGGCCCCACCTCCAGGACCTCTTCACTGGCCACCGATTCTCCAGGCCTATGCGCCAGGGCTCTGTGGAGCCTGAGAGCGACTGCTCGCAGACCGTGTCCCCAGAGACCCTGTGCTCTAGTCTGTGCAGCCTGGAGGATGGGTTGCTGGGCTCCCCAGCCCGCCTGGCCTCCCAGCTGCTGGGTGACGAGCTGCTCCTCGCCAAACTGCCCCCCAGCCGGGAAAGTGCCTTCCGTAGCCTGGGCCCATTGGAGGCCCAGGACTCGCTCTACAACTCGCCCCTCATGGAGTCCTGCCTTTCCCCCGCCGAGGAGGAGCCAGCCCCCTGCAAGGACTGCCAGCCTCTCTGCCCGCCACCAGTGGGCAGCTGGGAACGGCAGCGGCAAGCCTCTGATGTAGCTTCTTCTGGGGTGGTGTCCTTAGACGCGGATGAGGCAGAGCCAGAGGAACAGTGA
- the FAM131A gene encoding protein FAM131A isoform X4, producing the protein MLPKSRRALTIQEIAALARSSLHGISQVVKDHVTKPTAMAQGRVAHLIEWKGWSKPSDSPAALESAFSSYSDLSEGEQEARFAAGVAEQFAIAEAKLRAWSSVDGEDSTDESYDEDYPGGTDSDMAGQLPLGPHLQDLFTGHRFSRPMRQGSVEPESDCSQTVSPETLCSSLCSLEDGLLGSPARLASQLLGDELLLAKLPPSRESAFRSLGPLEAQDSLYNSPLMESCLSPAEEEPAPCKDCQPLCPPPVGSWERQRQASDVASSGVVSLDADEAEPEEQ; encoded by the exons ATGCTGCCCAAGTCCCGGAGAGCCCTAACTATCCAGGAGATTGCTGCGCTGGCCAGATCTTCCCTGCATG GTATTTCCCAGGTGGTAAAGGACCACGTGACCAAGCCCACCGCTATGGCCCAGGGCCGAGTGGCTCACCTCATTGAATGGAAGGGCTGGAGCAAGCCAAGTGACTCACCTGCTGCCCTGGAATCAGCCTTTTCCTCCTATTCGGACCTCAGCGAGGGTGAACAAGAGGCTCGCTTTGCAGCAG GAGTGGCCGAGCAGTTTGCCATTGCAGAAGCCAAGCTCCGGGCGTGGTCTTCGGTGGATGGTGAGGATTCCACCGATGAATCCTATGATGAAGACTACCCTGGAGGAACTGACTCAG ATATGGCTGGGCAGCTGCCCCTGGGGCCCCACCTCCAGGACCTCTTCACTGGCCACCGATTCTCCAGGCCTATGCGCCAGGGCTCTGTGGAGCCTGAGAGCGACTGCTCGCAGACCGTGTCCCCAGAGACCCTGTGCTCTAGTCTGTGCAGCCTGGAGGATGGGTTGCTGGGCTCCCCAGCCCGCCTGGCCTCCCAGCTGCTGGGTGACGAGCTGCTCCTCGCCAAACTGCCCCCCAGCCGGGAAAGTGCCTTCCGTAGCCTGGGCCCATTGGAGGCCCAGGACTCGCTCTACAACTCGCCCCTCATGGAGTCCTGCCTTTCCCCCGCCGAGGAGGAGCCAGCCCCCTGCAAGGACTGCCAGCCTCTCTGCCCGCCACCAGTGGGCAGCTGGGAACGGCAGCGGCAAGCCTCTGATGTAGCTTCTTCTGGGGTGGTGTCCTTAGACGCGGATGAGGCAGAGCCAGAGGAACAGTGA
- the FAM131A gene encoding protein FAM131A isoform X2: protein MGCIGSRSPAGQVASDPAWAVEWIELPRGLSLSSLGSARTLRGWSRSSRPSSVDSQDLPEVNVGDTVAMLPKSRRALTIQEIAALARSSLHGISQVVKDHVTKPTAMAQGRVAHLIEWKGWSKPSDSPAALESAFSSYSDLSEGEQEARFAAGVAEQFAIAEAKLRAWSSVDGEDSTDESYDEDYPGGTDSDMAGQLPLGPHLQDLFTGHRFSRPMRQGSVEPESDCSQTVSPETLCSSLCSLEDGLLGSPARLASQLLGDELLLAKLPPSRESAFRSLGPLEAQDSLYNSPLMESCLSPAEEEPAPCKDCQPLCPPPVGSWERQRQASDVASSGVVSLDADEAEPEEQ from the exons ATGGGCTGTATCGGCTCTCGGAGTCCGGCGGGTCAGG tggCCTCGGACCCGGCTTGGGCTGTGGAGTGGATCGAACTTCCTCGGGGCCTCTCTCTATCTTCCTTGGGATCTGCTCGgaccctccgaggctggagccGATCCTCCCGCCCTTCCTCCGTGGACAGCCAGGACTTGCCAGAG GTGAATGTTGGAGACACAGTCGCGATGCTGCCCAAGTCCCGGAGAGCCCTAACTATCCAGGAGATTGCTGCGCTGGCCAGATCTTCCCTGCATG GTATTTCCCAGGTGGTAAAGGACCACGTGACCAAGCCCACCGCTATGGCCCAGGGCCGAGTGGCTCACCTCATTGAATGGAAGGGCTGGAGCAAGCCAAGTGACTCACCTGCTGCCCTGGAATCAGCCTTTTCCTCCTATTCGGACCTCAGCGAGGGTGAACAAGAGGCTCGCTTTGCAGCAG GAGTGGCCGAGCAGTTTGCCATTGCAGAAGCCAAGCTCCGGGCGTGGTCTTCGGTGGATGGTGAGGATTCCACCGATGAATCCTATGATGAAGACTACCCTGGAGGAACTGACTCAG ATATGGCTGGGCAGCTGCCCCTGGGGCCCCACCTCCAGGACCTCTTCACTGGCCACCGATTCTCCAGGCCTATGCGCCAGGGCTCTGTGGAGCCTGAGAGCGACTGCTCGCAGACCGTGTCCCCAGAGACCCTGTGCTCTAGTCTGTGCAGCCTGGAGGATGGGTTGCTGGGCTCCCCAGCCCGCCTGGCCTCCCAGCTGCTGGGTGACGAGCTGCTCCTCGCCAAACTGCCCCCCAGCCGGGAAAGTGCCTTCCGTAGCCTGGGCCCATTGGAGGCCCAGGACTCGCTCTACAACTCGCCCCTCATGGAGTCCTGCCTTTCCCCCGCCGAGGAGGAGCCAGCCCCCTGCAAGGACTGCCAGCCTCTCTGCCCGCCACCAGTGGGCAGCTGGGAACGGCAGCGGCAAGCCTCTGATGTAGCTTCTTCTGGGGTGGTGTCCTTAGACGCGGATGAGGCAGAGCCAGAGGAACAGTGA
- the FAM131A gene encoding protein FAM131A isoform X1, with protein sequence MPMISVLGKMFLWQREGPGGRWTCQTSRRVASDPAWAVEWIELPRGLSLSSLGSARTLRGWSRSSRPSSVDSQDLPEVNVGDTVAMLPKSRRALTIQEIAALARSSLHGISQVVKDHVTKPTAMAQGRVAHLIEWKGWSKPSDSPAALESAFSSYSDLSEGEQEARFAAGVAEQFAIAEAKLRAWSSVDGEDSTDESYDEDYPGGTDSDMAGQLPLGPHLQDLFTGHRFSRPMRQGSVEPESDCSQTVSPETLCSSLCSLEDGLLGSPARLASQLLGDELLLAKLPPSRESAFRSLGPLEAQDSLYNSPLMESCLSPAEEEPAPCKDCQPLCPPPVGSWERQRQASDVASSGVVSLDADEAEPEEQ encoded by the exons ATGCCTATGATTTCTGTGCTGGGCAAAATGTTTCTATGGCAGCGTGAAGGGCCTGGAGGACGATGGACTTGTCAGACGAGTCGCAGAG tggCCTCGGACCCGGCTTGGGCTGTGGAGTGGATCGAACTTCCTCGGGGCCTCTCTCTATCTTCCTTGGGATCTGCTCGgaccctccgaggctggagccGATCCTCCCGCCCTTCCTCCGTGGACAGCCAGGACTTGCCAGAG GTGAATGTTGGAGACACAGTCGCGATGCTGCCCAAGTCCCGGAGAGCCCTAACTATCCAGGAGATTGCTGCGCTGGCCAGATCTTCCCTGCATG GTATTTCCCAGGTGGTAAAGGACCACGTGACCAAGCCCACCGCTATGGCCCAGGGCCGAGTGGCTCACCTCATTGAATGGAAGGGCTGGAGCAAGCCAAGTGACTCACCTGCTGCCCTGGAATCAGCCTTTTCCTCCTATTCGGACCTCAGCGAGGGTGAACAAGAGGCTCGCTTTGCAGCAG GAGTGGCCGAGCAGTTTGCCATTGCAGAAGCCAAGCTCCGGGCGTGGTCTTCGGTGGATGGTGAGGATTCCACCGATGAATCCTATGATGAAGACTACCCTGGAGGAACTGACTCAG ATATGGCTGGGCAGCTGCCCCTGGGGCCCCACCTCCAGGACCTCTTCACTGGCCACCGATTCTCCAGGCCTATGCGCCAGGGCTCTGTGGAGCCTGAGAGCGACTGCTCGCAGACCGTGTCCCCAGAGACCCTGTGCTCTAGTCTGTGCAGCCTGGAGGATGGGTTGCTGGGCTCCCCAGCCCGCCTGGCCTCCCAGCTGCTGGGTGACGAGCTGCTCCTCGCCAAACTGCCCCCCAGCCGGGAAAGTGCCTTCCGTAGCCTGGGCCCATTGGAGGCCCAGGACTCGCTCTACAACTCGCCCCTCATGGAGTCCTGCCTTTCCCCCGCCGAGGAGGAGCCAGCCCCCTGCAAGGACTGCCAGCCTCTCTGCCCGCCACCAGTGGGCAGCTGGGAACGGCAGCGGCAAGCCTCTGATGTAGCTTCTTCTGGGGTGGTGTCCTTAGACGCGGATGAGGCAGAGCCAGAGGAACAGTGA